The nucleotide window GGAATCTCGCCGCGTGGAGGACATGCGTCGGGAATTCATCGCCAACGTGTCGCATGAACTGAAAACACCCTTGGCCGCGATCAAGGGATACGCTGAAACGGTCGAGTTGGCGGTCCAAGACGATCCCGATGCGGCTCTGCACTTCATGCAGCAGATCACCGCGCAGTGCTTGCGGCTGGAACGATTGGTGCACGAAATGATGCAGTTGGCCAGGGCTCAGGCCGGGCCGGCAAACCTGCACCTGTCCAGCGTTTCACTGGCGGAAATTGTCGGTGACGCGATTCGGACTTACGAACCCGTTGCGGTCGCCAATGGATTGGATTTGATTCCGGAAATCCCACCCGGCAAGGCCAAGATCATTGCCGATCGAGAAGCGACGCTGACAATCGCCAACAACTTGATCGGCAACGCCATTCGTTACACCCCCACGGGAGGAGAGGTGCGGGTTTCGATCGAAGAACAGCCCGAGCATTGGGCGTTGATTGTGAAAGACACCGGGGTGGGGATTCCATCGGCCGAGCAAAACCGAATCTTTGAACGCTTCTATCGCGGCAGTCGAAACGAAGAATCCAGCACCAGTGGCACCGGGTTGGGACTGGCGATCGTCAAGCATCTGACCCAGGCTCAGGATGGCAATGTTTCGGTCGCCAGCACACCCGGCGAAGGCTCTCGTTTTTGTGTTTGCTTGCCTGCCGTGCAATCTTCGACGGAACTGAACCGGGTTTAGCAGAGCAGGGTTTCGTCGGACGGCGGTTGGCGTGATACGATGGGCGGGTTCTCGCTCATCTCCGTTTTCTGACCTCACCATGCTCCCACGAAACTTGACGCTGCTTTGTTCCGTGCTGGTCATCTCGTTCGCGTGTTATGTGATCCACCAGCGAACCAGAACCGCGATGATGGTGGGCGAAGCGTTGGAGATGATCGATCGATTCTACGTCGAGCCGGTCGACCGACGGACTCTGCTGACGTCCGCGATGGCGGGCATGACATCGACGCTGGATCAGCACAGCGAATACATTCCCCCGGTCAGCTACCAAGCGTTCCAGGACACGATTCACCAGGAATTTGCCGGCATTGGGATCTATGTCGATCAGCCGGTTGAAAACGAACCGGTCCGGGTGATCACCCCGCTGGTGGGCTCGCCTGCTCTTCACGCTGGGCTGATGCCGGGAGACGCCATCCTCGAAGTGGACCATGAATACGTCGGGGATTTGGACATCCGGTCCGTCAGTGAACGCTTGCGAGGCCCCATCGCAACCACCGTCGAATTGTTGGTCCAGCGTGGCGATGAAAAAGTCAAGTTGAGCGTGATGAGGGACACCATTCAGTTGGAATCGGTCATCGGGGATCACCGCGATGAAAACAACGACTGGGTGTTTCGTTTGAGGCAGCAACCAGACATCGTGTACGTGCGAATGACCAGCTTTGGTGACAAAAC belongs to Rhodopirellula islandica and includes:
- a CDS encoding sensor histidine kinase, which gives rise to MVLILILVIAGASSWLVGGGSLAIIGLSLVFRHWHDTQRDDAVSAYVRESTEDIQKWQERLRCLHAETKQNASALLQLSDGVIVLAKDFSVLLINPSAVRLLGLKKRDALLGRCFTELVRVPQLLASIRSAVKEQQPQEFAVEVHDQGVIRPLRVRVDLIDTGEESNLQLSLRDETESRRVEDMRREFIANVSHELKTPLAAIKGYAETVELAVQDDPDAALHFMQQITAQCLRLERLVHEMMQLARAQAGPANLHLSSVSLAEIVGDAIRTYEPVAVANGLDLIPEIPPGKAKIIADREATLTIANNLIGNAIRYTPTGGEVRVSIEEQPEHWALIVKDTGVGIPSAEQNRIFERFYRGSRNEESSTSGTGLGLAIVKHLTQAQDGNVSVASTPGEGSRFCVCLPAVQSSTELNRV